A genomic segment from Candidatus Korarchaeum cryptofilum OPF8 encodes:
- a CDS encoding NADH-quinone oxidoreductase subunit D, whose protein sequence is MSLEERTLELLIGPQHPASGHMRLVAKIDGDIVVELRPNIGYVHRSVEKLAEVKKFLQIIPLVERPSLADTTANNLAYVMALEKLLGIDPPERAKYLRTLLAEINRIHSHLYGLGIHGVMIGSSTAYMWCFGDREPFLELAQELTGARLTYSYIIPGGVRRDLPKGFAERAEKALKYLEGRMKDYFDIYFNNPVVRARLEGVGVLSKEDAIKLGVTGPNLRASGVAYDVRRAEPYAAYPNLDFDVITEEEGDCYARVMVRVREIMESIKIIRQVLKEMPEGPIIHESYEKLIPPKLREEMKQKGIVKFPSVFANLRVPAGEAISRVEGGRGEVVFHVISDGKLSPYRMRMVTPSFRNVILFEHLTKGARVADIPAIYGSLDYFPPEADR, encoded by the coding sequence ATGAGCTTAGAGGAGAGGACTCTGGAGCTCCTGATAGGTCCTCAGCATCCGGCCTCGGGGCATATGAGGCTCGTGGCTAAGATAGATGGCGATATAGTGGTAGAGCTGAGGCCAAACATAGGTTACGTCCACAGATCCGTTGAGAAGTTAGCTGAGGTAAAGAAGTTCCTCCAAATAATTCCGCTGGTCGAGAGGCCCTCCCTAGCGGATACTACTGCTAATAACTTAGCTTACGTCATGGCACTGGAGAAGCTCCTGGGGATAGATCCTCCGGAGAGAGCTAAGTACTTGAGGACGCTGCTCGCTGAGATAAATAGGATTCACAGCCACCTTTATGGTTTAGGAATTCATGGAGTAATGATAGGTTCCTCAACAGCATATATGTGGTGCTTCGGGGACAGGGAGCCCTTCCTGGAATTAGCTCAGGAGCTGACCGGGGCTAGGTTAACTTACTCTTACATAATACCCGGCGGGGTGAGGAGGGATCTCCCGAAGGGGTTCGCTGAGAGGGCTGAGAAGGCTCTGAAGTACCTGGAAGGCAGGATGAAGGATTACTTCGATATATACTTCAACAATCCAGTCGTCAGGGCTAGATTAGAGGGAGTTGGTGTACTGAGCAAGGAGGATGCAATAAAACTCGGGGTGACGGGGCCCAATTTAAGGGCTAGCGGTGTTGCTTACGATGTCAGGAGGGCTGAGCCTTATGCAGCTTATCCAAATTTGGATTTCGATGTCATCACGGAGGAAGAAGGGGATTGTTACGCTAGGGTCATGGTCAGGGTCAGGGAGATAATGGAGAGCATCAAGATAATAAGACAGGTCCTAAAAGAGATGCCTGAGGGTCCGATAATTCATGAAAGTTATGAGAAATTGATACCGCCTAAACTGAGGGAGGAGATGAAGCAGAAGGGGATAGTCAAGTTCCCCTCCGTATTCGCGAACTTGAGGGTCCCGGCTGGGGAAGCCATTTCAAGAGTCGAAGGTGGAAGGGGAGAAGTGGTCTTCCATGTGATAAGCGATGGGAAGCTCAGTCCGTACAGGATGAGGATGGTCACCCCCTCCTTCAGGAACGTGATATTATTCGAGCATTTAACGAAGGGGGCTAGAGTAGCAGATATCCCCGCGATTTACGGTAGCCTGGATTACTTCCCTCCGGAGGCTGATAGGTGA
- the ndhC gene encoding NADH-quinone oxidoreductase subunit A, producing the protein MDIIIPQGLLALATFSIGLVLGIGLGIIGIALGKIVSPSKDLPKKRERYECANPPVGRARGLLMMQYYPFLLLFLTIEPIMIYSFLFLLESYKYPLNAFLLFTGILGFMIPPLIFGLYSARRLELWSAP; encoded by the coding sequence ATGGACATTATAATCCCGCAGGGGCTACTGGCCTTGGCGACTTTCTCAATAGGTCTCGTTTTGGGAATAGGTTTGGGGATTATAGGTATAGCTCTCGGTAAAATTGTCTCGCCCTCTAAAGATCTTCCCAAGAAGAGGGAGAGATATGAGTGCGCGAATCCCCCGGTAGGGAGAGCGAGGGGGCTATTGATGATGCAGTACTACCCATTTCTCCTTCTGTTCCTCACTATAGAGCCCATAATGATATATTCATTCCTCTTCCTTCTCGAGAGTTATAAGTATCCCCTTAATGCATTCCTCCTCTTCACGGGGATCCTGGGCTTTATGATCCCTCCGCTGATCTTCGGATTATACTCGGCGAGGAGGCTGGAACTATGGTCTGCGCCCTAG
- a CDS encoding NADH-quinone oxidoreductase subunit J family protein, giving the protein MNLQIDPNFIIFLLSSALALVSSALIVFHRSIVYSAFFLSMLGIANSILFTLLGFPIIALFHLVVYVGAAVTFILFSLVMMREAPTVEPGIRALAVASIVLMILVLSSIFMAPVGRPSFYLEFRSLTSLLIERYWLALLIATLALVTTLIEAITLARKEV; this is encoded by the coding sequence ATGAACCTTCAGATTGATCCCAACTTTATAATATTCCTCCTATCCTCGGCCCTAGCTTTAGTATCCTCAGCTTTAATAGTCTTCCACAGATCCATAGTTTACTCGGCTTTCTTCCTCTCCATGCTCGGTATAGCGAACTCAATACTGTTCACGCTCCTGGGCTTCCCCATAATAGCTCTATTCCATCTAGTCGTATATGTAGGCGCAGCTGTCACCTTCATACTATTCTCGCTCGTTATGATGAGGGAAGCTCCCACAGTAGAGCCCGGGATAAGGGCTCTAGCAGTTGCCTCCATAGTCCTCATGATCCTAGTTCTCTCAAGTATCTTCATGGCTCCAGTAGGAAGACCCTCATTCTACTTGGAGTTCAGGAGCCTCACATCCCTCCTTATAGAGAGGTACTGGTTGGCTCTCCTCATAGCGACTCTCGCATTAGTTACGACCCTCATCGAAGCGATAACTCTAGCTAGAAAGGAGGTGTGA
- the nuoK gene encoding NADH-quinone oxidoreductase subunit NuoK: MEVYWYLILSAVLLSFGIYGLLTRRNMIRMLLSAEIIFNAALLSLLSLASLDASYGPMGGAIAIISISLSAAEVGVIVSIAIMMFRMRGTLDTYELRSFRG, from the coding sequence ATGGAGGTATATTGGTACCTCATATTATCGGCCGTTCTCCTGTCCTTCGGTATATACGGTCTCCTGACCAGGAGGAATATGATAAGGATGCTCCTCTCAGCCGAGATAATTTTTAATGCAGCCCTTCTGTCCCTCCTCTCCCTAGCCTCCTTGGATGCAAGTTACGGGCCGATGGGAGGGGCTATCGCTATAATATCGATATCCCTATCGGCCGCGGAGGTCGGGGTCATAGTCTCGATAGCTATAATGATGTTCAGGATGAGGGGGACCCTGGATACGTATGAGTTGAGGAGCTTC
- the cobO gene encoding cob(I)yrinic acid a,c-diamide adenosyltransferase: MIHLYTGNGKGKTTAAFGLAMRNAGWGGKVLVIQFLKGLPSGEVLSASKVGIEVRQYGTGKFIRDYVDEKEYEMAKKALEDSREALRSGNYTLVVLDEICVAVHLGIIKEDDVLKILSERALSTEVVLTGRYAPRSFYELADYVTEFLDIKHPYTRGVTARKGIEF, from the coding sequence ATGATCCACCTCTATACAGGTAATGGAAAGGGGAAGACCACGGCTGCTTTCGGATTGGCTATGAGAAATGCTGGATGGGGAGGGAAAGTTTTAGTAATACAGTTCTTAAAGGGCCTGCCAAGCGGGGAGGTGCTCTCAGCATCTAAAGTCGGGATAGAAGTAAGGCAGTATGGGACGGGTAAGTTCATCAGGGATTATGTGGATGAGAAGGAATATGAGATGGCTAAAAAAGCGCTTGAGGATTCGAGGGAGGCCCTGAGATCCGGAAATTATACTTTGGTCGTACTCGACGAAATATGCGTTGCTGTCCATCTGGGGATCATCAAAGAGGATGATGTCTTAAAAATCTTGAGTGAGAGAGCGCTTTCGACGGAGGTCGTGCTGACTGGGAGGTATGCACCCAGGTCCTTCTATGAGTTAGCTGATTATGTCACTGAGTTCTTAGATATTAAGCACCCATATACTAGAGGGGTTACTGCAAGGAAAGGGATAGAATTTTAG
- a CDS encoding NADH-quinone oxidoreductase subunit C: MRIEDLKIKIEDELKGIAEISVREPNVIDVKVSRDKIVEVAEKLKRMGFDHVKSVTAVDYPGERFEVVYVASSYEASLSYFLVSLRTSLPYDDPRMSSLLSVWPSVLYQEHEEHDLMGIEFEGNPRMGERLLLPESYEGIPPLRKEFKVRVEGIDA, encoded by the coding sequence ATGAGGATTGAGGATCTGAAAATTAAAATTGAGGATGAACTCAAGGGAATAGCTGAGATCTCAGTTAGGGAACCCAATGTAATAGATGTGAAGGTCAGCAGGGATAAGATCGTTGAGGTGGCTGAGAAGCTCAAGAGGATGGGATTCGATCACGTCAAATCCGTAACTGCCGTGGATTATCCTGGGGAGAGGTTCGAGGTAGTATACGTAGCATCTTCATATGAAGCGTCTCTCTCATACTTCCTAGTGAGTCTTAGGACCTCTCTTCCATATGATGATCCGAGGATGAGCTCCCTCCTAAGTGTTTGGCCTAGCGTCCTCTACCAGGAGCATGAGGAACATGATCTGATGGGTATAGAGTTCGAGGGGAACCCGAGGATGGGGGAGAGGCTCCTCCTACCCGAGAGCTACGAGGGAATACCTCCGCTGAGGAAGGAGTTCAAAGTCAGGGTGGAGGGGATAGATGCATGA
- the nuoH gene encoding NADH-quinone oxidoreductase subunit NuoH produces MSIIDLLLQPYIFIPLVFPGLIAAFVLLLIIIWLERKIAAKVQLRYGPLYVLKPLGGVIQTIADLIRYLFQEPVIPKEVDKAAFLLTPVFLFGLAYLPLVMIPISPAYYAFRSDLSLLIALALTTLAPIFTLIMGWASNNKFSLIGSVREGYLVTSYEIPIFLSALSMAVLYNSLDLVEIAEAQRRIWGVFLNPIAAANMLVLIYMSTSKFPFEIPEAESEIVAGPYTEYSGIIYGLVMGASYIKLYVLSLIYSILFLGGWNPSPSPDPFISGGVLFLKAFILVAFGAFLRAVYPRFRIDQAVNIGWRIAFPLSILSILLSLVLIMGGVRFAG; encoded by the coding sequence ATGAGCATAATAGATCTCTTATTACAGCCATATATATTCATCCCCCTGGTTTTTCCGGGCCTTATAGCTGCTTTCGTCCTACTGCTCATAATAATATGGCTTGAGAGGAAAATAGCAGCTAAAGTGCAGCTCAGATATGGTCCGCTCTACGTACTGAAACCATTGGGAGGAGTCATACAGACTATAGCTGATCTAATCAGGTATCTCTTCCAGGAACCGGTAATACCCAAGGAAGTGGATAAAGCGGCCTTCTTATTAACCCCAGTTTTCCTTTTCGGCCTAGCCTACCTTCCTCTAGTCATGATACCGATCAGCCCCGCATACTACGCCTTTAGGAGCGATCTCTCCCTCTTAATAGCCCTCGCCCTGACGACATTGGCCCCTATCTTCACCCTGATAATGGGATGGGCTAGTAACAATAAGTTCTCGCTGATAGGGAGCGTCAGAGAGGGCTATCTGGTGACCTCATATGAGATACCGATATTCCTCTCCGCCCTCTCCATGGCAGTACTCTACAACTCGCTGGACCTCGTTGAGATAGCTGAAGCCCAGAGGAGAATATGGGGAGTCTTCCTGAACCCGATAGCAGCAGCCAACATGCTAGTATTGATTTACATGTCTACATCGAAGTTCCCGTTCGAGATACCCGAGGCCGAGAGCGAGATAGTGGCTGGGCCTTACACCGAATACAGCGGGATAATCTATGGATTGGTAATGGGTGCATCCTATATAAAGCTATACGTATTGAGCTTGATATATTCAATACTCTTCCTGGGCGGCTGGAATCCATCCCCGTCCCCTGATCCCTTCATCTCCGGAGGCGTGCTCTTCCTGAAGGCATTCATACTAGTGGCATTCGGAGCATTCCTCAGGGCTGTTTATCCGAGGTTCAGGATAGATCAAGCTGTCAATATAGGATGGAGGATAGCGTTCCCCCTATCCATACTATCCATCCTGCTATCGTTGGTCCTGATAATGGGAGGTGTGAGGTTTGCAGGTTGA
- a CDS encoding NuoI/complex I 23 kDa subunit family protein → MQVERTARHLKAIFTGMKYLFLGPRLTIMYPDEIEDLPEDYRGMIEYDWDSCIKCSLCAMVCPADAMKMYVSKEESEKEGKVVKRPGINYTRCVFCGFCVDICPTNSLRFTKVHDVAYYTYEEQIYPPQEFSKGVPKPVYDKEPRKVKAILDERRGIVYEPSD, encoded by the coding sequence TTGCAGGTTGAGAGGACAGCTAGACACCTCAAGGCGATATTCACCGGGATGAAGTACCTCTTCCTGGGGCCTAGATTGACCATAATGTATCCAGATGAAATAGAGGATCTTCCAGAGGACTACAGGGGGATGATAGAGTACGACTGGGATTCCTGTATAAAGTGCTCACTCTGCGCTATGGTGTGCCCGGCCGATGCCATGAAGATGTACGTATCCAAGGAGGAATCTGAGAAGGAGGGGAAGGTCGTTAAGAGGCCCGGGATAAACTATACTAGGTGCGTTTTCTGCGGTTTCTGCGTGGATATATGCCCTACTAACTCCTTGAGGTTCACGAAGGTTCACGATGTAGCTTATTACACGTATGAGGAGCAGATATATCCTCCCCAGGAGTTCAGTAAGGGCGTCCCCAAGCCTGTTTACGATAAGGAGCCCAGGAAGGTTAAAGCGATATTGGATGAGAGGAGGGGGATCGTATATGAACCTTCAGATTGA
- a CDS encoding NADH-quinone oxidoreductase subunit B encodes MVCALEGSILIGNLERSARKAAAWLVNKRPIRDIRDWGIAFSLWPVHFTTACCGAEFAASAAPKYDAERLGFLPFIGIRQCNVLFIEGTLSKKMAEAAIWVYEQMPEPKFVIGMGACAIDGGIFWNSYNIVRPMDILPVNVFIPGCPPRPEAVAQAIIMLQRKIRKGELVKYED; translated from the coding sequence ATGGTCTGCGCCCTAGAGGGTTCCATTCTCATCGGTAACTTGGAGAGATCCGCTAGGAAGGCCGCGGCCTGGCTCGTCAATAAGAGGCCCATAAGGGATATCAGGGATTGGGGGATAGCTTTCTCACTCTGGCCCGTTCATTTCACAACAGCATGCTGTGGAGCTGAATTTGCAGCTTCAGCAGCACCTAAATATGATGCTGAGAGGCTGGGGTTCCTCCCATTCATAGGGATAAGGCAGTGCAACGTCCTCTTCATCGAGGGGACTCTGAGCAAGAAGATGGCTGAAGCTGCGATATGGGTCTACGAGCAGATGCCGGAGCCGAAGTTCGTCATCGGGATGGGGGCTTGTGCGATAGATGGAGGGATATTTTGGAATAGCTACAATATAGTGAGGCCCATGGACATCCTGCCGGTCAACGTTTTCATACCTGGGTGCCCACCCAGGCCCGAGGCTGTCGCTCAAGCGATAATAATGCTCCAGAGGAAGATAAGGAAAGGGGAGCTGGTGAAGTATGAGGATTGA
- a CDS encoding adenosylcobalamin-dependent ribonucleoside-diphosphate reductase, whose translation MRVTKVVKRDGRVVEFDSFRIRRAIEMAMREVGKFDEAILDKVVKYVLDVIDSTFSDERPPHVEEIQDIVELALMKYDLFEVAKAYIVYRKEREKIRKEKMAILGKDYVDDVDKRLSLNAVRLLASRYLQKGPDGRFLEDPKGLFIRIASLVVIPDILYDPLIFDKEGEQEVHPTEYFNPEEWAGKVGLGGGDPENHLAPPFVWNAHHLERMKALYDELNSQGKMRVSWSQFFDMLRDGRFDHHYKDFLEYYRLMVDLKFIPNSPTLFNAGTMLGQLSACFVLPIEDSLESIMRSATEAAMIFKSGGGVGINYSKLRPQGDIVRSTGGQASGPVSFMRIIDVITDVVKQGGRRRGANMGILEIWHPDIMKFIEAKAKPGNLENFNLSVMITEDFWKYYEEGKDYPLINPRNGEVWGSIDPREAFRKIAEMAWRTGDPGVLFADNINRRNILREHLGEIKSTNPCGEEPLYPYESCNLGSMNLYAYIRRENGLVTFDWDEYSRDIRKALRFLDNIIDVNKFPIPEIEKTTKRTRKVGLGLMGLADTLFALRIPYNSEEGFNFMRRAAEYLTYFAMLESVERAKERGSFPLFPESGYVRGEMPVEGFYHPEIWNLDWDYLREQIMRNGIRNAEVTTIAPTGSISMIAEVSSGIEPQFALVFEKRVTVGSFFYVDAEFERQLKENGLYSEKILRDIAENGGSLYGIEAPEGKEDVIERMKRIFLVAYDIPWWDHIRAEAEISRWICAAVSKTINMPNWVSVSDIEKAYLFAHRLGLKGITVYRDGSKSAQVLITPTQRRGEYASFIENETLKMMESLGIELPQLRKAKVEEKTQAQPVFKPPAQPNHVETCPECGSTRLIHKEDCVTCLDCGWSACVVT comes from the coding sequence ATGAGGGTAACGAAGGTCGTCAAGAGGGATGGTAGGGTTGTTGAATTCGACTCCTTCAGGATTAGGAGAGCAATTGAAATGGCTATGCGTGAAGTCGGAAAGTTCGATGAGGCAATTTTGGATAAGGTCGTCAAATACGTCCTAGATGTAATAGATAGTACTTTCAGCGATGAGAGGCCCCCTCATGTGGAGGAGATTCAGGATATAGTGGAGCTCGCTTTAATGAAATACGATCTATTCGAGGTAGCTAAAGCTTACATAGTCTACAGGAAGGAGAGGGAGAAGATAAGAAAGGAGAAGATGGCAATTCTAGGGAAGGATTACGTAGATGATGTGGATAAGAGGCTTTCCCTTAACGCTGTAAGGCTTTTAGCTAGTAGATATCTCCAGAAGGGGCCTGATGGAAGGTTCCTAGAGGATCCCAAGGGATTATTCATAAGGATAGCCTCGTTAGTCGTGATACCAGATATCCTATATGACCCGCTCATATTCGATAAGGAGGGCGAGCAGGAGGTTCATCCGACCGAGTACTTCAATCCCGAGGAATGGGCTGGGAAGGTAGGGCTCGGAGGAGGGGATCCCGAGAACCACTTAGCTCCTCCCTTCGTTTGGAATGCCCATCATTTGGAGAGGATGAAAGCGCTTTATGATGAGCTAAACTCGCAGGGTAAGATGAGAGTGAGCTGGTCCCAGTTCTTCGATATGCTGAGAGATGGAAGATTCGATCATCACTACAAGGATTTCTTAGAATATTACAGGCTCATGGTAGATCTAAAGTTCATACCGAACTCACCTACCCTCTTCAATGCTGGAACTATGCTTGGACAACTTTCGGCATGCTTCGTCCTTCCGATAGAGGACTCTCTGGAGTCGATAATGAGGTCGGCGACCGAGGCAGCTATGATATTCAAATCCGGAGGGGGAGTGGGGATAAACTACTCGAAGCTAAGGCCTCAGGGAGACATAGTCAGGTCTACGGGAGGCCAGGCATCCGGACCCGTCAGTTTCATGAGGATAATAGATGTGATAACTGATGTCGTGAAGCAGGGAGGGAGGAGAAGAGGAGCCAACATGGGGATACTTGAGATATGGCATCCGGACATAATGAAGTTCATAGAAGCGAAAGCTAAGCCGGGGAACCTTGAGAACTTCAATTTATCCGTCATGATAACGGAGGACTTCTGGAAGTACTATGAGGAGGGGAAGGATTACCCTCTCATAAATCCCAGGAACGGGGAGGTTTGGGGCTCCATAGATCCTAGGGAGGCCTTCAGGAAGATAGCTGAGATGGCATGGAGAACTGGGGATCCCGGGGTCCTCTTCGCAGATAATATAAACAGGAGGAACATATTGAGGGAGCACTTAGGGGAAATAAAGTCCACGAACCCCTGCGGGGAGGAGCCACTGTATCCTTACGAGTCATGCAACTTGGGAAGCATGAACCTATACGCTTACATAAGGAGGGAGAACGGTTTAGTTACTTTCGACTGGGATGAATATTCTAGAGATATTAGGAAGGCATTACGCTTCTTAGATAACATAATCGACGTAAATAAGTTCCCCATACCTGAGATCGAGAAGACGACTAAGAGGACTAGGAAGGTAGGGCTCGGATTAATGGGCCTGGCTGATACTCTCTTCGCTTTGAGGATCCCATACAATAGTGAGGAGGGCTTCAACTTCATGAGGAGAGCTGCTGAGTACCTCACGTACTTCGCTATGCTGGAGAGCGTGGAAAGAGCTAAGGAGAGGGGGAGCTTCCCACTATTCCCGGAATCGGGTTATGTGAGGGGAGAGATGCCCGTAGAGGGATTCTACCATCCCGAGATATGGAACCTGGATTGGGATTACTTGAGGGAGCAGATAATGAGGAACGGTATAAGGAATGCCGAAGTAACTACTATAGCTCCAACAGGCTCGATTTCAATGATAGCTGAAGTATCTTCAGGGATAGAGCCTCAATTCGCTCTAGTGTTTGAGAAGAGGGTGACCGTGGGCTCCTTCTTCTATGTCGATGCGGAATTCGAGAGGCAGCTCAAGGAGAATGGTCTATACAGTGAGAAGATCTTGAGGGATATAGCTGAGAACGGAGGATCTCTCTATGGTATAGAGGCTCCAGAGGGTAAGGAAGATGTGATCGAGAGGATGAAGCGTATCTTCTTAGTCGCTTACGATATCCCCTGGTGGGATCACATAAGGGCTGAGGCCGAGATATCGAGATGGATATGCGCAGCTGTAAGTAAGACGATAAACATGCCCAACTGGGTCTCGGTCTCCGATATAGAGAAGGCATACCTCTTCGCTCACAGGCTGGGGTTGAAGGGGATAACCGTCTACAGGGATGGCTCCAAATCAGCTCAAGTGCTCATAACCCCGACGCAGAGGAGAGGGGAGTACGCGAGCTTTATAGAGAATGAAACACTTAAGATGATGGAATCTCTCGGAATAGAACTTCCTCAGCTGAGAAAGGCTAAAGTTGAGGAAAAAACACAAGCTCAACCCGTCTTCAAACCTCCAGCACAGCCTAATCACGTTGAGACATGCCCGGAGTGCGGTAGCACTAGGCTCATCCATAAGGAGGATTGCGTCACCTGTCTCGACTGCGGCTGGTCGGCCTGCGTGGTGACTTGA